From Anopheles arabiensis isolate DONGOLA chromosome 3, AaraD3, whole genome shotgun sequence, a single genomic window includes:
- the LOC120904989 gene encoding chaoptin: MVAHRTMKQKRGARLVNGLGFVVLLTIGWVSVCPPSAHAEYIPPGPKYKCPEKTKLIYPCICTQGTDDGIFIQCENSNLASLSVAFINLASMNVPIVQLRLQRCKIKNLFGTLLHRLQVKHLHLTDTPLASIADHAFYGINDTLQELHLVHTEMTQFPTEALKILGLLKVLNIDGHKIELLAKGSFAGAQFEGSLEKLHLVNGPLTELAADIFGSLKKVKTLDLHGNQLGTLKKGQFKGMREVEILDLSFNNLTKLDATHVSDLTKMTWCNVSNNALTEITRGTFARNTVLRVVNMAANAIRKIDANTFRGMRFLRRLYLSDNMISDVGRGTFGSVTRIGTIDLARNRIKKVDFQMFFQLNYVELIDLAENEITEIQKDAFKDLYLTHINISHNRLETIEPKSFINCANMTVLDLSHNLIRAIPRTAFDETTYATEWIVTHNLLTNMTQLPLSNMTGLKILNVSYNNLVEIPKNTFPKLYELHTIDVSHNNISHIYNAVFQNLLSLRNLNLSHNALEKIGPSTFGTLPTLLELDLSYNRLRDITRGALAKTTGLRFLHMQHNKLEKVFQIPISLNELNLSHNEIAEIPEKTWPTMNSLLGLDLSHNRLGNNLARGSFAGLLTLQRLHLVSNGISTVPKDSFSDLGTMQYLYLAHNNISELPKGAFGRLPILFELQLTDNGLETVADRAFDGLLQLLTLNMSSNVLRSVPNGAFFGLVSLRRLDLSHNLLTTIDNKTHGLLDDCLSLDELNLSHNRFSFVTRKTFPSDPYIPYRLRSVDLSYNTMSIVTGDLKVGTGTVHHLNLSHNNIKDIRPNVLGNLTSLRTLDLSYNELTKLENEVFRMPVNFTTLHLQHNKLNNASYDALLKLSNLTLLDLRSNELTRFEPELVRRMKVSNLTVALGANPLQCDCYMRPLFHHLRLLPSIGGLYRELECAGPGSLAGERLYNVSDELLACVPAVEDDAFRPLPDLRFREIAYFRGQLVVNWYVAASSDVADFYVYIRDRANRIIVERTVAYSSRSLAIDGTDIVPQGDPQLELCVLAKSSDGAINFLDTQCVPLPADLEAVKRQYNAQYNYKYPLNLAKASARSRASSDNGRVGRFTTILILLFASFASSSKRIF; the protein is encoded by the exons ATGGTCGCGCACAGAACAATGAAACAGAAACGTGGCGCCCGGCTAGTGAATGGGTTGGGTTTTGTTGTACTGCTTACGATAGGGTGGGTGTCGGTGTGTCCACCGAGCGCCCACGCCGAGTACATACCACCTGGACCGAAATACAAATGCCCGGAAAA GACGAAGCTTATCTATCCCTGCATCTGCACCCAAGGCACGGACGATGGCATATTCATACAGTGCGAAAACTCCAACCTGGCCAGCCTCTCGGTGGCGTTCATCAATCTGGCCAGCATGAACGTACCGATCGTTCAGCTTCGCCTGCAGCGATGCAAAATCA AGAACCTCTTCGGAACACTGCTCCACCGATTGCAGGTAAAGCATCTGCATCTGACCGACACACCGCTGGCCAGCATAGCGGATCATGCGTTCTACGGCATCAACGACACCCTGCAGGAGCTACATCTTGTCCACACGGAGATGACACAATTCCCCACCGAAGCACTCAAAATCCTAGGCCTCCTGAAGGTACTCAACATCGATGGACATAAGATCGAGCTGCTGGCGAAAGGGTCCTTCGCAGGGGCACAGTTCGAGGGCAGTCTGGAGAAGCTGCACCTAGTGAACGGACCACTGACAGAGCTTGCGGCGGACATATTTGGG AGCTTGAAGAAAGTGAAAACGCTCGATCTGCATGGCAATCAGCTGGGGACGCTTAAGAAGGGACAGTTCAAGGGGATGCGCGAAGTGGAGATACTGGATCTGAGCTTCAACAATCTCACGAAGTTGGACGCGACGCACGTGTCCGACCTGACCAAGATGACCTGGTGCAATGTGTCCAATAATGCGCTCACGGAAATTACTAG AGGAACATTTGCCCGTAATACGGTGCTACGTGTGGTAAATATGGCCGCCAATGCTATTCGGAAGATCGATGCCAACACCTTCCGCGGGATGCGCTTTTTGCGACGACTCTACCTGAGCGACAACATGATCAGCGATGTCGGACGGGGAACGTTCGGTTCGGTGACGCGCATCGGTACGATCGATTTGGCGCGCAATCGCATCAAGAAGGTTGACTTTCAGATGTTCTTCCAGCTGAACTATGTTGAG TTGATCGATCTGGCGGAGAATGAAATAACGGAAATCCAGAAGGACGCCTTCAAAGACCTCTACCTAACGCACATCAACATTTCCCACAACCGGCTGGAAACGATCGAGCCGAAATCGTTCATCAACTGTGCGAACATGACCGTGCTCGATCTGTCCCACAATCTGATCCGCGCCATCCCCCGGACCGCCTTCGACGAGACGACCTACGCGACGGAGTGGATCGTCACGCACAATCTGCTCACCAACATGACGCAGCTGCCCCTCTCGAACATGACCGGGCTGAAGATCCTGAACGTTTCGTACAACAATCTCGTCGAGATACCGAAAAACACCTTCCCGAAGCTGTACGAACTGCACACGATCGACGTGTCGCACAACAACATCTCGCACATCTACAATGCCGTCTTTCAGAACCTGCTCTCCCTGCGCAACCTCAACCTGAGCCACAATGCGCTCGAAAAGATTGGCCCGTCCACGTTCGGCACACTGCCAACGCTGCTCGAGCTCGATCTCAGCTACAACCGCCTGCGGGACATTACGCGAGGCGCGCTGGCCAAAACGACCGGTCTGCGCTTCCTGCACATGCAGCACAACAAGCTGGAGAAGGTGTTCCAGATACCGATCTCGCTGAACGAGCTCAATCTCTCGCACAACGAAATAGCGGAAATACCGGAGAAAACCTGGCCCACCATGAACTCGCTGCTCGGGCTCGATCTGAGCCACAATCGGTTGGGCAATAATCTTGCCCGGGGCAGCTTCGCGGGGCTGCTAACCCTGCAGCGCTTGCATCTCGTGTCGAACGGGATCTCCACCGTACCGAAGGATAGCTTCTCCGACCTAGGGACCATGCAGTACCTGTACCTCGCGCACAACAACATCTCCGAGCTGCCGAAGGGAGCGTTTGGACGATTGCCCATCCTGTTCGAGCTGCAGCTAACGGACAATGGGTTGGAAACGGTAGCCGACCGGGCGTTCGAtgggctgctgcagctgctgaccCTCAACATGTCCAGCAACGTGCTACGGTCCGTTCCGAACGGTGCCTTTTTTGGGTTGGTTTCGTTACGCCGGCTCGATCTGTCGCACAATCTGCTCACCACGATCGACAACAAGACGCACGGTTTGCTGGACGACTGTCTCAGCCTGGATGAG CTCAATTTAAGCCACAATCGGTTTAGTTTCGTCACTAGAAAGACGTTCCCCTCCGATCCGTACATTCCCTATCGTTTGCGATCGGTCGATCTAAGCTACAACACGATGTCGATCGTTACGGGCGACCTTAAGGTCGGCACCGGTACCGTCCATCACTTGAACCTTTCCCACAACAATATCAAAGACATTCGCCCGAACGTGCTGGGCAACTTGACATCACTGCGAACGCTCGACCTGTCCTACAACGAGCTGACCAAGCTGGAGAACGAAGTCTTCCGAATGCCGGTCAACTTCACCACCCTCCATCTGCAGCACAACAAGCTGAACAACGCGTCGTACGATGCGTTGCTGAAGCTGAGCAATCTTACGCTGCTGGATCTACGCTCCAACGAGCTGACCCGCTTCGAGCCGGAGTTGGTGAGGCGTATGAAGGTTTCCAACCTGACGGTGGCGTTAGGCGCCAATCCGCTGCAGTGTGATTGCTACATGCGACCACTGTTCCACCATCTCCGGTTGCTGCCCTCGATCGGGGGGCTTTACCGGGAGCTGGAGTGTGCTGGACCCGGTTCGCTTGCCGGCGAGCGGCTGTACAACGTGTCCGATGAGCTGTTGGCGTGTGTTCCGGCTGTTGAAGATGACGCCTTCCGTCCGCTACCGGATCTACGGTTCCGTGAGATTGCTTA CTTCCGCGGACAGCTGGTTGTGAACTGGTACGTTGCCGCCTCGTCCGATGTGGCCGACTTTTACGTGTACATTCGCGACCGTGCGAACAGGATCATTGTCGAGCGGACGGTAGCGTACAGCAGTCGATCGCTTGCGATCGATGGGACGGACATTGTGCCGCAGGGCGATCCCCAGCTGGAGCTGTGCGTGCTGGCCAAATCGAGCGACGGTGCGATCAACTTCCTCGACACGCAGTGCGTACCGCTGCCGGCCGATCTGGAGGCGGTCAAGCGGCAGTACAACGCACAGTACAACTACAAGTACCCGCTCAATCTGGCCAAGGCCAGTGCTCGATCGCGGGCGAGCAGTGATAACGGGAGGGTGGGGAGGTTCACTACAATTCTGATCCTACTTTTTGCATCATTTGCATCCTCCTCGAAGCGGATATTCTAG
- the LOC120903488 gene encoding smad nuclear-interacting protein 1, producing MSRKPKSSGYSKTNDDSSDELPYKDHKNRNRSKHKHRSDSAERTYDDYAESGREKSSRDRSRWEEKKSYHRDNNRDREQTTSKYQDDRREDQNRSRQSDRPGSSQQQYRRDAQPSGSRDSQGGRDNYRRRSRSPFKPPTDRRPPSAPNQDRRDRPKMGRANIKEAKNKSDGEGNDHQWGKRRDDVKQEQQDEDAPPVEKQKPDFGLSGKLTEETNKVNGVVIAYSEPPGARKPKRRWRLYPFKGEQALPTLYIHRQSCYLIGRDRKVCDLPVDHPSCSKQHAVLQYRLVPYERVDGTKSQRVRPYIIDLDSSNGTFVNNKKIDPKRYYELHEKDVLKFAFSSREYVLLHENSKEDNEEDEGLDASPAGKDRPAGVSVKEEEK from the exons ATGAGTAGGAAACCAAAATCGTCGGGTTATTCCAAAACAAATGACGACAGTAGCGATGAGCTACCGTACAAGGATCATAAAAACCGCAACCGCTCAAAGCACAA ACACCGGTCGGATTCCGCGGAACGCACCTACGACGATTACGCTGAGTCCGGTCGTGAGAAATCATCCCGTGATCGGTCCAGATGGGAGGAGAAGAAAAGTTATCACAGGGATAACAACAGAGACCGGGAACAGACGACTTCGAAATATCAAG ATGATAGAAGAGAAGACCAGAATCGCTCCCGGCAGTCTGATCGACCCGGATCCAGCCAACAACAGTATCGCCGAGATGCGCAGCCAAGCGGATCCCGTGACAGCCAGGGTGGACGTGACAACTATCGCAGACGCAGCCGCAGCCCCTTCAAACCGCCCACCGATAGGAGACCGCCGTCCGCACCGAACCAAGACCGCCGGGACCGGCCCAAAATGGGTAGAGCGAACATAAAGGAGGCAAAAAACAAGAGCGACGGCGAAGGCAACGACCACCAGTGGGGCAAGCGACGAGATGACGTAAAGCAGGAACAGCAGGATGAGGACGCTCCTCcggtagaaaaacaaaagcccgaCTTTGGTCTGTCGGGCAAGCTGACGGAAGAAACGAACAAGGTAAATGGTGTCGTTATTGCATATTCGGAACCGCCCGGTGCCCGCAAACCCAAGCGTCGCTGGCGTCTGTATCCGTTCAAGGGCGAGCAGGCCCTGCCGACGCTGTACATTCACCGGCAGAGTTGCTACTTGATTGGGCGCGATCGAAAGGTGTGCGATTTGCCCGTTGACCATCCGTCCTGCTCGAAGCAGCATGCCGTGTTGCAGTACCGGCTGGTACCGTACGAGCGGGTCGACGGGACGAAAAGTCAACGCGTTCGGCCGTACATAATAGATCTCGACTCCTCGAACGGTACGTTTGTGAATAATAAGAAAATTGACCCAAAACGCTATTACGAGCTGCACGAGAAGGATGTGCTCAAGTTTGCGTTCAGCTCGCGCGAGTATGTGCTGCTGCACGAGAACAGCAAGGAGGATAATGAGGAGGACGAGGGATTGGATGCGTCCCCGGCGGGGAAGGACCGTCCGGCTGGAGTGTCGgtgaaggaggaggaaaagtAA
- the LOC120904182 gene encoding uncharacterized protein LOC120904182, which yields MSSPVRLTVEDFGTLTDEQGHRVTVQKFTWQTAAGLKLCVLNLDAAIIELCAPDRSWSSSANVLLAADSLDEYLQLDPTLACAAHFEQGWPMLTRNGLRQNAAGCRTVDLNRVWHSFVDETRLHLSLVHKSPTTHHRSTFATVTICVEASNVVRIQYQTCCTSGGLYRLAHRLLFNLAGHDAGAAGAFEHVLQLNADSYVDERRNLRAAGENFTDLRIAQHLGLALYKARNEGLEGADGVRGIYSLNNAADDGFAVRLIHTGSGRAMEMYCDFPWMHFSTLDHLPAGERTIVPFYPREGIRRVSLVFDLEKLILSIVDGSEEEASSQEEPQAIEPSESEDIKEDRQEVSTYAPGRFVKNDGFLIHPLACPFRAKAQENIGTDAGDIQTSPSPPNPCPAQAPVPFIGHVTLKFGICKPLSSEPTEPPSATVH from the coding sequence ATGTCATCCCCTGTACGACTTACGGTAGAAGATTTCGGTACGCTGACGGACGAGCAGGGCCATCGTGTGACGGTGCAAAAGTTTACCTGGCAAACGGCGGCCGGACTGAAGCTGTGTGTGCTGAACCTGGACGCGGCCATCATCGAACTGTGCGCACCGGACCGCAGCTGGAGCAGCAGCGCCAACGTGCTGCTGGCCGCCGACAGTCTCGACGAGTACCTGCAGCTCGATCCGACCCTCGCCTGTGCCGCTCACTTCGAGCAGGGCTGGCCAATGCTGACGAGGAACGGGCTGCGCCAGAACGCGGCCGGATGCCGTACGGTCGATCTTAACCGTGTGTGGCACTCGTTCGTAGACGAAACGCGGCTCCATCTAAGCTTGGTGCACAAATCGCCGACAACGCATCATCGCAGCACGTTCGCCACGGTCACTATCTGTGTGGAGGCTTCGAATGTGGTGCGCATCCAGTACCAAACCTGCTGCACCAGTGGCGGACTGTACCGGTTGGCCCATCGGTTGCTGTTCAATCTGGCCGGACATGATGCTGGCGCGGCGGGAGCGTTCGAGCACGTGCTGCAGCTGAACGCTGACTCGTACGTCGACGAGAGGCGCAATCTACGAGCGGCAGGCGAAAATTTCACCGATCTTCGTATCGCGCAACACCTCGGCCTGGCTCTGTACAAGGCCCGGAACGAGGGGCTGGAAGGGGCGGACGGTGTGCGGGGGATTTACAGTCTCAACAACGCGGCCGACGATGGGTTTGCCGTGCGGCTGATCCACACCGGTAGTGGTCGTGCGATGGAAATGTACTGCGACTTTCCGTGGATGCATTTTTCCACCCTGGACCATCTGCCAGCGGGAGAGCGAACGATCGTTCCGTTTTACCCTCGCGAAGGTATACGGCGCGTTTCGCTCGTGTTCGATCTGGAAAAGTTGATCCTGTCCATTGTGGATGGGTCGGAAGAGGAAGCATCAAGCCAGGAAGAACCACAAGCAATAGAACCATCCGAAAGTGAGGATATTAAGGAAGATCGACAGGAAGTGTCGACTTATGCCCCTGGACGGTTTGTCAAAAACGATGGCTTTCTAATACATCCGCTGGCGTGTCCTTTCCGGGCAAAGGCACAGGAAAACATCGGTACCGATGCAGGAGACATCCAAACATCTCCATCACCACCGAACCCCTGTCCCGCCCAAGCTCCCGTGCCCTTTATCGGGCATGTAACGCTCAAGTTCGGTATCTGCAAACCGCTCTCGTCCGAACCCACTGAGCCACCATCGGCCACCGTCCACTAA
- the LOC120903569 gene encoding LOW QUALITY PROTEIN: fork head domain-containing protein FD3-like (The sequence of the model RefSeq protein was modified relative to this genomic sequence to represent the inferred CDS: deleted 1 base in 1 codon) produces MSVSPTHNASLNESSTHSQQQHYHAHQHLQSMQSHQSHHHNQHQQAPSGQRSSGASRNRSRSTSSSDNGTPSSGQKPQQQQQPDSDNGTEAGEGATSGGGGGKSGSHRSQSLVKPPYSYIALMPWGICEFIMTRFPYYKEKFPAWQNSIRHNLSLNDCFIKIPREPGNPGKGNFWTLDPLAEDMFDNGSFLRRRKRYKRTTLAQSMAFPGVFAPFAPFWIRKPVPVIPMHQFGPAHAAAAAAAASASVGGFGGDGGPLGAVLGPGRAGDFLLDSKLNLFGTVKIDDLNVAMMENSDFLQRNVDSLKISSAMNKFFHGYHQGQSGSSSGGGGGGGGPLIDLYEDGPHPASLGVHPCNGGLMREGMSYPYGGHKLAGISSSRIGDPADPHADRRGDYGAEEEPISADLDLSSDDRIDVESEDDYKSPAERGAYHEMLLNGPRKLYFSSAPTTTTSTTSCAGSTSFAHVEPSGDYSPHCSPSRMARDSDDYYIEEDEQSEKGSSSSSGSSSVGGSLEESQPQSGKERRQHHHHTHFYTELQPSGLVSGAVEQPLHGRVVPSANGTHPTDAGASPGYGETTKLFDGTESSFASRKRKYGNTKGFSIENLIGCSVEDG; encoded by the exons ATGAGCGTCTCACCTACGCATAACGCCTCCTTGAACGAATCATCGACCCactcacagcagcagcactaccaTGCCCATCAACATCTTCAGAGCATGCAGTCGCACCAGAGCCATCATCACAACCAACACCAGCAGGCACCGTCGGGACAGCGGTCCAGTGGTGCAAGCCGCAACCGGTCGCGCAGTACTTCTAGCTCCGACAATGGAACACCGTCCAGTGGACAGAAgccccaacagcagcagcagcccgatTCGGACAATGGCACCGAAGCGGGAGAAGGTGCAACgtcgggtggtggtggtggcaaatCCGGCAGCCATCGATCGCAAAGTCTAGTGAAGCCACCGTACTCCTACATCGCCCTGATGCCGTGGGGAATATGCGAGTTTATTATGACACG GTTTCCCTACTACAAAGAAAAGTTCCCCGCCTGGCAGAACTCCATCCGGCACAATCTCAGCCTGAACGATTGCTTCATCAAGATCCCGCGCGAACCGGGCAACCCGGGCAAGGGCAACTTCTGGACGCTGGATCCGCTGGCCGAGGACATGTTCGACAATGGCAGCTTTCTGCGACGTCGGAAGCGCTACAAACGCACCACCCTCGCCCAAAGCATGGCTTTCCCGGGCGTGTTTGCGCCGTTCGCACCGTTCTGGATACGCAAACCGGTGCCCGTGATTCCGATGCATCAGTTCGGACCGGCGCAcgcggcggcagcggctgctgctgcgtccgCCTCGGTCGGAGGGTTTGGCGGTGATGGTGGACCACTGGGAGCGGTACTGGGACCGGGCCGGGCGGGCGATTTCCTGCTCGATAGCAAACTGAACCTGTTCGGGACGGTCAAGATCGATGATCTGAACGTGGCGATGATGGAGAACAGTGACTTTCTGCAGCGAAACGTGGATAGTCTGAAGATCTCGAGCGCAATGAACAAGTTTTTCCACGGCTACCATCAGGGACAGAGCGGGAGTAGCAGtggcggaggtggtggtggtggtggtccacTGATCGATCTGTACGAAGATGGACCTCATCCGGCCAGTCTCGGCGTGCATCCGTGCAATGGGGGATTGATGCGCGAAGGTATGTCGTACCCGTACGGAGGACACAAGCTTGCGGGTATTAGTTCATCTCGTATCGGTGATCCGGCCGATCCTCACGCCGATCGACGGGGTGACTACGGTGCAGAGGAGGAACCGATCTCGGCCGATCTCGACCTATCCAGCGACGATCGGATCGATGTGGAAAGTGAGGACGACTACAAATCGCCGGCAGAGCGTGGCGCTTACCACGAGATGCTTCTGAACGGCCCCCGCAAACTCTACTTCTCCTCtgcccccaccaccaccaccagcacaacCTCCTGTGCCGGCAGCACATCCTTCGCCCACG TCGAACCGTCCGGTGATTACTCCCCCCACTGTAGCCCTTCCCGGATGGCGCGCGACTCGGATGATTACTACATCGAAGAAGACGAACAGTCCGAGAAgggtagcagtagtagtagcggcagcagcagcgtcggtGGTTCTCTGGAAGAATCACAACCACAGTCTGGCAAGGAGCGGcggcaacatcatcatcacacacacttCTACACCGAGCTGCAACCGTCCGGGCTGGTGTCTGGGGCGGTGGAACAGCCACTCCACGGGAGAGTTGTTCCCTCGGCCAACGGAACGCATCCTACGGACGCCGGCGCTAGCCCCGGGTATGGTGAGACGACGAAGCTGTTTGATGGAACCGAATCGTCGTTTGCTTCCCGCAAGCGGAAGTACGGCAACACGAAGGGCTTTAGCATAGAGAACCTCATCGGCTGCAGCGTGGAGGATGGATGA
- the LOC120901271 gene encoding COP9 signalosome complex subunit 6: protein MSQPTEEKMDIDNESASATASTSTSASAAMPPTASTSKAASPPAVSDMEVASGKPVPVQPEGRNVMASSATIPSVTCSLHPLVIMNIADHWTRNRAQKSSRPLIFGALIGKQKGRNIEVMNSFELKYDIVNDAVVIAMDYYQVKEEQYKQVFSDLDFLGWYTTDTVPSEKHINIHKQICEINECPLMLLLDPLNRNMNLPISLYESVIDIVQGQAMMLFVPLVYTLATEEAERIGVDHVARMSNNDTDANSTVAEHLLAQYNAIKMLNSRVKIILAYIKAVENDQLKPNQEILRMAYSLSRRLPIVQNPSFKEEFYTQSNDVGLITYLGALTKVANDMNQLVNKFNVLYDRQAMGRRLRGIFF, encoded by the exons ATGAGCCAACCGACGGAGGAAAAGATGGACATCGATAACGAGAGCGCATCGGCCACCGCGAGTACATCGACTTCAGCTTCTGCAGCGATGCCACCGACCGCATCCACCTCGAAAGCGGCATCGCCGCCGGCCGTTTCCGATATGGAGGTGGCCAGCGGAAAGCCGGTGCCTGTGCAGCCCGAGGGCAGGAATGTGATGGCCAGCAGTGCAACGATCCCGTCCGTGACCTGTTCGCTACATCCGCTCGTCATCATGAACATTGCCGACCACTGGACGCGCAACCGGGCGCAGAAGAGCAGCCGGCCGCTGATTTTCGGTGCCCTGATCGGCAAGCAGAAGGGCCGCAATATCGAGGTGATGAATTCGTTCGAGCTCAAGTACGACATCGTGAACGATGCGGTGGTCATAGCTATGGATTATTATCAAGTGAAGGAGGAGCAGT ATAAACAAGTGTTTAGTGATCTCGACTTTCTTGGATGGTACACGACCGACACTGTGCCGTCGGAGAAACACATCAACATCCACAAGCAAATATGCGAAATCAATGAGTGTCcgttgatgttgctgctggatCCACTTAACCGTAACATGAAC CTGCCAATCTCACTGTACGAGTCCGTGATTGACATCGTGCAGGGCCAGGCGATGATGCTGTTCGTCCCACTGGTGTACACACTCGCGACGGAGGAAGCGGAACGCATCGGCGTGGACCATGTCGCCCGCATGTCCAACAACGACACCGATGCTAACTCGACCGTAGCCGAGCATCTGCTCGCCCAGTACAATGCGATAAAGATGTTAAACTCGCGCGTAAAGATCATACTGGCGTACATTAAGGCGGTCGAGAACGATCAGCTGAAACCGAACCAGGAGATCCTGCGCATGGCCTACTCGCTCAGCCGCCGTCTACCGATCGTGCAAAACCCATCGTTTAAGGAGGAGTTCTACACG CAATCGAACGATGTCGGTCTCATCACGTACCTCGGAGCACTAACGAAGGTGGCGAATGATATGAATCAGCTGGTAAATAAGTTTAACGTTCTCTACGACCGCCAAGCGATGGGACGACGCTTGCGAGGCATTTTCTTCTAA
- the LOC120901272 gene encoding zinc finger protein 330 homolog — translation MPKKKTGQRKKAEKQKLRQKEIRNRESQLPEQPCNVAMDCEKCGRKQKSRAFCYFCQSLQRLPICAQCGKQKCMLKTGDCVVKHAGVFTTGLQMVGAICDHCEAWICHGRKCLQSHACTCPLMDAVCIECERGVWDHGGRMFKCSFCNNFLCEDDQFEHQASCQVLESESYKCQSCNKLGQYSCLRCKTCYCDDHIRRKGFKYDKNKPIPCPKCNYETSQTKDLSMSVRSHKYGRKRMDDEGDDDDYAYDDEYMSYRNSHDHYNEVSGSSSDDDYDDDDDDDEDDDEDDDEDEDEEEEEKKETAGAQGTSQGTSSKEQK, via the exons ATGCCGAAGAAAAAGACGGGCCAGCGCAAGAAGGCGGAGAAGCAGAAGCTCCGCCAGAAGGAAATCCGCAACCGGGAATCTCAGCTACCGGAGCAACCGTGCAACGTTGCGATGGACTGTGAGAAGTGTGGCAG GAAACAGAAGTCTAGAGCGTTCTGCTACTTCTGCCAGAGCCTGCAGCGGCTGCCGATCTGTGCGCAGTGTGGCAAGCAAAAGTGCATGCTGAAAACGGGCGACTGTGTGGTGAAGCATGCCGGCGTGTTCACGACCGGGCTGCAGATGGTCGGTGCGATCTGCGACCACTGCGAGGCGTGGATCTGCCACGGTAGGAAGTGTCTGCAGTCGCACGCCTGCACCTGCCCGCTGATGGATGCGGTGTGCATCGAGTGCGAGCGGGGCGTGTGGGACCACGGTGGTCGGATGTTTAAGTGCAGCTTCTGCAACAACTTCCTGTGCGAGGACGACCAGTTCGAGCATCAGGCATCGTGCCAGGtgctggaatcggaatcgtacAAGTGCCAGTCGTGCAACAAGTTGGGCCAGTACTCGTGCCTGCGGTGCAAGACCTGCTACTGCGACGATCACATAAGGCGGAAAGGGTTCAAGTACGACAAGAACAAGCCGATCCCCTGTCCGAAGTGTAACTACGAGACGAGCCAAACGAAGGATCTTAGCATGTCGG TGCGCAGTCATAAGTACGGGCGCAAACGGATGGATGATGAGGGAGACGATGATGATTATGCGTACGATGATGAGTACATGTCGTACCGCAACAGTCACGACCACTACAACGAGGTTTCAGGTAGCTCTTCcgacgacgactacgacgacgacgatgatgatgatgaagacgatgatgaggatgatgatgaggacgaggacgaggaggaggaggagaagaaagaGACTGCTGGCGCACAGGGAACATCCCAGGGCACTTCCTCGAAGGAGCAGAAGTAG
- the LOC120901273 gene encoding deoxycytidylate deaminase — translation MASDSPARPSGKRQDTLDWAECFMAMAFLAAKRSKDPSTQVGACIVNEDNRIVGIGYNGFPKGCSDDEFPWSKTSDNPLETKYLYVCHAEVNAILNKNSTDVRNCTMYVALFPCNECAKIIIQSAIREVVYMSDKHAHKQHTIAAKRMFDAAGVRYTQYKPPHKQIVIDFTEIDWDSLNQVPATPKKDDTVTDEVDMRKLSLKERL, via the coding sequence ATGGCAAGTGACTCCCCGGCACGGCCAAGTGGCAAGCGCCAAGACACGCTCGACTGGGCGGAGTGCTTCATGGCGATGGCCTTCCTGGCCGCGAAACGCAGCAAGGACCCCTCGACACAGGTCGGTGCGTGCATCGTGAACGAGGACAACCGTATCGTGGGCATCGGGTACAACGGATTCCCCAAGGGCTGCAGTGACGATGAGTTCCCGTGGTCGAAAACGTCGGACAATCCGCTCGAGACGAAGTACCTGTACGTGTGCCACGCGGAGGTGAACGCGATACTGAACAAGAACAGTACGGACGTGCGGAACTGCACCATGTACGTGGCGCTGTTTCCGTGCAACGAGTGTGCGAAGATTATCATACAGTCCGCGATACGGGAGGTGGTGTACATGAGTGACAAGCACGCGCACAAGCAGCACACGATCGCGGCGAAGCGGATGTTCGATGCGGCCGGTGTGAGGTACACGCAGTACAAGCCGCCCCACAAGCAGATCGTGATCGATTTTACCGAAATTGACTGGGACAGTTTGAATCAGGTGCCGGCAACGCCGAAAAAGGACGACACCGTAACGGACGAGGTGGACATGCGCAAGCTTTCTCTAAAGGAGCGCCTCTAA